The Candidatus Desulfarcum epimagneticum DNA segment TTAAAGAAATTAAAGATGATTTTACTCAACGGCTAAATAGAGAGTTTGAACCTTCCCGCGCCTTCTCGGTAATTTTAGGCCAATATTTGGTAAATCTTTATTGGTTGGATAAAGAGTGGGTGCAGGAAAACATTAATCGAATATTTCCAAAAGACAATGACACCTGTTGGCAGGACGCTTTCTCTGCTTATTTATTCCATAGCAGAGCAATTTATCCAGACATCTATCCTCTACTTAAAGAAACTGGGCATTTTCAAAAAGCTCTAAAGGTTGCCTTTGAAGATAGTCTCGCGCCTAAAAAGCTGGTTCAGACCATTTGCGCTGCTTACATAAATGATTTGGAAAAATTGGATGAAGCAAAAAGTTTGATCAATAAACTAATCCAAAATAAAAATTCGGATCAGCTATCATGGATGATTACGTTTCTTGAAGGTTTCGGAAAAAGAGATGATGATTTTGCCAAGGAAATAAAGACAAAAATCAAACCTCTCTGGAGAGAGCTGTATAATGCTTTAAAGGATGAAGACAATAGGGAGTTCAAAAGAATATTGTTTAAATCAGCTAAAAATTGGTTGATGTTGATCAATGAAATAGATGATGAAATATTTAAATGGCTTCAACTATCCTTTGGACATATTGATTTTATTAAGCGATATAATTATTTTAGGCTTCCTGACTATCTTTTATGGCACGCCAAGAAAACACCGAAAAAAGTGGGAAAACTTTATTTGACCATACTGGAAGCAGATGGATATCCCACACATCCAGAAGATGTTATTAAAGAACTTGTCCAAACCATACATGATCAAGGGGAAAAAAAACTTGCCAAAAAAATATGTGAGAAATACGCGGAAAAAGGTATTATGTTTTTGAGAGAGTTCTACAACACTGTCAGCGGCGGCGTGAAAATGTATGATAAATAGTGCCTGAACGAAAACCCCCTGCGCGAGGTTGATTTTATTTCCGCCGGAAAATTTTCCGGCTCTGTTTTCGCCTCAATTTGACGTGTCGCCAGGAATTCCGCCCATTTTCAGTCTGGGGTCGGAACAAGCTATCATTCTGTAATTCCATCATATTCATAGCTCAGTCTGTAGTGAGCTCAGTCTGTAGTCGGACCAAACTATCACTCTGTAATTTCATCATATTCATCCCAAGAATAGCTGTTCTCAGGGCTTAGAACCACCTTTTCAGGGTCAAAAACAGCCCTGTAAGGCTCCCGGCTCTCTTAAAGACCATATTCCGTTTGTTCGGCGAGTTTTCCGCCCTTTGCTTTTATACCCAGTCGTTTTTTGTTTTTTCAAGAAATTGTCTGCTCCCAATGGCAATGCTTTTCGTCCATTTCGATTCACGCAAAATGGATTCGTTTTTAGCGCCTCTTCAACCCGTTACTCATAATAGGGTCTCAGCTTAGACTCAGCTTCGTTTACGGATTCATTATCTTTAAAAACATCAGCCACATCAGGTTCTAATAAAACCAAGTTGGTTCCTTCTTTGTATTTGAATGCGTATTTACCTCTCACGCCGCCTTTTAATCGCGATAAATCATATTCAGGTCGAAGTTCAGCTTCCATTTGATTATATACATTATTATTGTTCATGTGGACATCATTCATTCAAAGAGAAGAATCAGAAACCCAATGCCAAAGGAAATTCTTCAAGATACAGTTCTGTGGCCTCGCGCAGATTGGCCACGGCGTCTTCCACTGTTTCGCCTTGTGTGGTCATCCCGGTTTCGGGATTGAAGGCGAAATATCCCCCCTCGGGAGCCGATGTTAAAACTGCGGAAAGTTCCATGTCTTCTCCGCTCAGCGTTTTTTTATCCGATCGACAATGTCGGATACAGACATTTGATCGATCCATTCGTGTCTCTCTTTTGAATAATCGCCATATCCTCTTTGATATTGTTGCAGAAAACGAATCATCGCCACCGGACCCAGTTCGCGATTTAAAATTTCAATTCCCGCTTGTCGAATTTGGTATAGATTTGTGTGATCCATAACTATCATAGCATCTCCGTAAATGCCTGATCGGCGGAACATCGGCGCGTGAGAACCAAAAGCTAAAATAGTCTTGGCCCGCCGGCCTCATCCTTCTTTTTCTCCTCCGATGTTCCAATTCCAAACACGGATATTCGTCCAAATGCGCTTCACAATCTTAATATTACAGCGCTTTCCTTTCTCGCGTCAATGGTTTTGTTTTTTTGGAAAAGCCTTTCCAGAAACGGATTGCCCGTTTGAAATAGCGGGACCCCAAAATGTTGGGTTTCGTTTCACTCAACGCCAACCTGCAAAGCGTAGCGGATTGAACTTTTGCGGGATTTTCCTTGTTCAAGGCGCTTTCCGCCTGTCGACTATTCCCTCATTTTAAATAAATCCGCATGGTATTTCCCTTTGGAGCGCTTATTCCAAAAAGCGCTTGTCGTTGCTCCAGGCCATCCCGTTGTCCTTAAAAAACGCCTCGGCGTTTTGATAAAAGCTGTTGATTTCCAAATTATGCAAACCGATTTTTTCTGATTATTTTGACCGAAAGTCTATTTTTTCACATTGTCTGAATCATGAGCCTGCGCATTGATCTGCGGGCATGATTAATCGGAATCGCTTCGCTCTTTTATCTTATGGGTTTTTTAAGGCATGGGCAGAAAAGCTTGAATGATTTCCTGATGGGGGGCGCGGCGCTGATATATGCCGCGCCCCTTTATGCAGGCATCATTCAATGCTGTCTGCGTTCGGCTATCCCTTGGAAGGTTGCTCCCCAGCAGAGCCTTCCTCCGTTTCACCGAATACGGTATCAAAAGATTTCAGTGGAAGCCAGTCTGACGTGATCCGCTTTCACTGTCATTGATTTTTGGGCCGCCGCCGCTATAAGAGCTCCCCTTGCCAGGTGGTTGGCCTTTCTCAAAAGACCCCCGGAGCCCTGGTGTATGGCCCTTGCGGCGGTGTCATCAAAAAGATTTGTCTCCACTCCGGCAAGTCCCAGGTGGTGGGCCAGGTATTTTCGCATCATATCCAGGTTAAGCCCTTCCAGATGACTTCGGGCAATAATTCTTGACGCCAGGGGGCCGGAGCCCCGATACATCAATTTGTCAATCAGGTTGGACTGCCCCGCCAATATGACGGGCAGCCAGGGTTTGGAGTCTTTTTCGAACTGGGTGATGGTGTGCAGTTCGGCAAAGACCTCCAGCCTCAGCAATGACGCTTCGTCTATGATCAAAACCGGCTTTATTTTTTTCCCGAGGACCTGTTTTTTGATCTCTTTACGAATCATGTCCGTCATCAAGGCTTTGGAGTTGGTGGACAAAAATATCTGAAGCTTTGATATGATCTGCCGGTAAAGCTCAATGATGGAACCTGATGAGGCCACCACGTAGACGCAGCGATATTCGGAAGGGTGAAGCATGGCGGCGCTGTAACGCAAAGCCGTTGATTTTCCGCTTCCGATCTCGCCGGTGACAAGACCGATGCCTCCCAGTCCCACAGCATAGTCAAAGCGATTTTGAACCGATATCAGCTCATGGGTTTCAAGCATCTCATTCGGCTTTAAATCCGAGATAAACGGCTCTTTTTTTAAACTGAAAAAAACCCTGTGATTATCCATGCGGCCTCCCTATAAAAGACTTCCGCCATGATAACTGGAACCCGGGGCGGGCTCCATGTCGGCATGGGTGTTTTTGGCTCTTTTAACCCTGCAGTTGACGGCAAGGTTGACCGGCGACGCGTTTCCAAAAGACCTGCTTTTATATTTAATCTCCACCGAATCAGGCTCATCGGGATGAAAGCAAAGCTCCACATTTTTGCCGATAAGGGCCACAGGCCCCTCATACAGTCTGCCGTTTAAGGTGATGGTCCGGTCTTTGGCCACCCTGCGTCTTGCGGTGATTCGAAAATGATCTTTCAGATTTGCGGGAGCGGCTCTTAAACATTCCATATGGGCGGTGAAGCGCTCGAAAGGACTCTGGCCTGTGGCCCCATGTTTCTTTGGGTGATATTGGGTCCCGATCCAGCGGGTCAGCGCAGAATTGATATCATTGATCGTATCTCCTTGAAAGTCAGGCAAAAAACCCGACCGCACGGTTTTAAACCACCGCTCGATCTT contains these protein-coding regions:
- a CDS encoding conserved hypothetical protein (Evidence 4 : Unknown function but conserved in other organisms), which encodes MNNNNVYNQMEAELRPEYDLSRLKGGVRGKYAFKYKEGTNLVLLEPDVADVFKDNESVNEAESKLRPYYE
- a CDS encoding HicB family protein (fragment) produces the protein MELSAVLTSAPEGGYFAFNPETGMTTQGETVEDAVANLREATELYLEEFPLALGF
- a CDS encoding conserved hypothetical protein (Evidence 4 : Unknown function but conserved in other organisms), which gives rise to MIVMDHTNLYQIRQAGIEILNRELGPVAMIRFLQQYQRGYGDYSKERHEWIDQMSVSDIVDRIKKR
- a CDS encoding AAA family ATPase; translated protein: MDNHRVFFSLKKEPFISDLKPNEMLETHELISVQNRFDYAVGLGGIGLVTGEIGSGKSTALRYSAAMLHPSEYRCVYVVASSGSIIELYRQIISKLQIFLSTNSKALMTDMIRKEIKKQVLGKKIKPVLIIDEASLLRLEVFAELHTITQFEKDSKPWLPVILAGQSNLIDKLMYRGSGPLASRIIARSHLEGLNLDMMRKYLAHHLGLAGVETNLFDDTAARAIHQGSGGLLRKANHLARGALIAAAAQKSMTVKADHVRLASTEIF